The genomic stretch GAAATCGTACCAGTATCGCTTCAAGTAGATCAACTTCTCAACGACATTTCCAGAACAGGTCTAATCAATCAAGGGACGGTAGATGTCAACTCATTGATGAGAAAATAGACGACATTTAGGCTGAAGAAGACCGCTTAAATCCGTTTTTGGGCATTAAAATGCCCGGGAGACCCATTTTTACGTTCCAATTTCAGGATATTATGCTGATGCGTTGTCTGGCTTCGTCACTACAAATCCCTGCTTCTGCAGTCGGCGAATCATCAGTTCTTCGGTTGAGATGGGCTTGCGCTTTTCCAGATATTCAGCGCCCAGTTCGTTATAAGGTTGACCCGTCTTCAGTATGTGGTACGCAATCACAAGAATCTTGTGTGCGATCACGACGTTCGCTCGCTTCTTGCCCATTCGCTTGGTCACTGACCAGAACTTTGATCCCAGGAACGTACGCGTTTTACTGGCGGCCCAGCCTGCCTCTAACAATCCAGTTCTCAGCGCTTGGTTGCCCTGTGTCGTCTTCGCTCTTTTTTTTACCTGCACTTTCATGATTGCCGGGACTAAGCCCAGCCCATGAAGAGAGGTGGGACGCCGAAGGAAACACGGGCATATCAGTTCCGATTTCGGCGAGGATGACTTTCGCCACATTCGGCCCAACACCCGGGATGGTTTGTAGTAGTTCTTCTTGCGTTTGATACGGAGCGAAGTATTGCTCCATGTCCGCTTCCAGGTCGGCGATGGACTTCTCAAGAAACGTGAGATGATCCAAAGAACGCTGGATGATTTTTCGGTGATGCAAGGTCACCCTACCGTTTAGCGCAAGTGTCAGTTCAGGTATCTTGGGGCGCAAACGACCGATTGTGTAGCCGCTCACGCTGTTTGACGGTGATTTGTTCACCGCCATTGGCGGAGCGGCCGTAACGTCAATCTGCCATGGAACTGGATGTTCAACCGTCAATCACTTAGCTTCAGCTAGCTAGCTGTCCCTCGTTGCCACTCCTGGTCTGTGAGCACTCTCTGAGCGTGCCCCTCCTCAATCGCTTCACTGTCTCGAGCCGCCGCATCATACAACGCCTGTGTACACAGTTGGTTTACCACACGCGGGATACCACGGCTGGCCGTGTAAATCATTTGGATGGCACCATCCGTGA from Ferroacidibacillus organovorans encodes the following:
- a CDS encoding transposase; translated protein: MTVEHPVPWQIDVTAAPPMAVNKSPSNSVSGYTIGRLRPKIPELTLALNGRVTLHHRKIIQRSLDHLTFLEKSIADLEADMEQYFAPYQTQEELLQTIPGVGPNVAKVILAEIGTDMPVFPSASHLSSWAGLSPGNHESAGKKKSEDDTGQPSAENWIVRGRLGRQ